In the genome of Triticum urartu cultivar G1812 chromosome 5, Tu2.1, whole genome shotgun sequence, one region contains:
- the LOC125556459 gene encoding uncharacterized protein LOC125556459, translating to MEASHMTTTNFSTIVIMLLSSAIAAQSSGDVGGKPKPTDFMVGACKNVSNFSRGHNEGDKYVSQEFCISTLQSDNRSANAKNLHDLALIPVDILKERVVTAGGNVKKMLHNTKNSTSSTARHLRICELDYAATASILNFYDALMRNYQGERSAGHDDDKPLFSKLPECVDKVYEVSSYCAIALLDMPGAEALLKESHQLDMLINLSIALLAPYKDLES from the coding sequence ATGGAAGCATCACATATGACCACCACCAACTTCTCTACCATCGTCATCATGCTTCTTTCCTCGGCCATCGCTGCTCAGAGCAGTGGTGACGTTGGTGGCAAGCCCAAACCGACGGACTTCATGGTGGGAGCGTGCAAGAACGTTTCGAACTTCTCCCGCGGACACAACGAAGGAGACAAGTACGTGAGCCAAGAATTTTGCATCTCGACCCTCCAGTCCGACAACCGAAGCGCCAACGCCAAGAACCTCCACGACCTAGCGCTCATACCCGTCGACATCCTCAAGGAGCGCGTTGTCACCGCCGGTGGCAACGTCAAGAAAATGTTGCATAACACCAAGAACAGCACATCGTCGACGGCACGCCATCTCAGAATCTGTGAGCTGGACTACGCGGCTACTGCGAGCATCCTGAACTTCTACGACGCCTTGATGAGGAACTACCAGGGTGAAAGAAGCGCGGGCCACGACGATGACAAGCCGCTATTCTCCAAGCTGCCCGAATGTGTGGACAAAGTGTACGAGGTCTCCAGCTACTGCGCAATTGCGCTTCTTGATATGCCGGGGGCGGAGGCGCTGCTCAAGGAAAGCCATCAACTGGACATGCTGATCAATCTCAGCATCGCCTTGCTAGCACCATACAAAGATCTCGAGTCATAA
- the LOC125510157 gene encoding uncharacterized protein LOC125510157, translated as MSSSSPPNSDDSGKKHPLDAMGAFFSAQVNRRKLVTTQKLAMSERCTSCGDDFPGCAHRPADRKAWMAELGPDRLRLHQVVWPGTHDSATNKIGIPFITRPFAQCQSLSVYHQLALGCRLLDVRVQEERRVCHGVLATYSVDVVLDDVLRFLSETVSEVLVLEIRTEFGREDPPDFAKYLVERLGEHLIPQDEAVFHKTVAELLPRRVICVWKPRKSPAPGRGEPLWSAGYLRDNWIDTDLPETKYESNLKFLGQQPPARDRRYLYRVENTVTPQADNPVVCVRPVTNRIRGYARSFIAEAFAKGLGDRLQVFSTDFIDGDFVDACAGVTKARVDGAA; from the coding sequence atgTCTTCCTCCTCTCCCCCCAATAGCGACGACAGCGGCAAGAAGCACCCGCTGGACGCCATGGGCGCCTTCTTCTCGGCGCAGGTGAACCGCCGCAAGCTGGTCACCACGCAGAAGCTGGCCATGTCCGAGCGCTGCACCTCCTGCGGCGACGACTTCCCCGGCTGCGCCCACCGCCCCGCCGACCGCAAGGCGTGGATGGCGGAGCTGGGGCCCGACCGCCTGCGCCTGCACCAGGTGGTGTGGCCGGGCACCCACGACTCGGCCACCAACAAGATCGGCATCCCCTTCATCACCCGCCCCTTCGCGCAGTGCCAGTCGCTCTCCGTCTACCACCAGCTCGCCCTCGGCTGCCGCCTCCTCGACGTCCGCGTGCAGGAGGAGCGCCGCGTCTGCCACGGCGTGCTCGCCACCTACTCCGTCGACGTCGTGCTCGACGACGTCCTCCGCTTCCTGTCCGAGACCGTGTCGGAGGTCCTGGTCCTCGAGATCCGCACTGAGTTCGGCCGCGAGGACCCGCCGGACTTCGCCAAGTACCTGGTGGAGCGGCTCGGGGAGCACCTGATCCCGCAGGACGAGGCGGTGTTTCACAAGACGGTCGCGGAGCTGCTCCCGCGGCGGGTGATCTGCGTGTGGAAGCCGCGCAAGTCGCCGGCGCCCGGGCGCGGCGAGCCGCTGTGGAGCGCCGGGTACCTCAGGGACAACTGGATCGACACGGACCTGCCGGAGACCAAGTACGAGAGCAACCTCAAGTTCCTGGGCCAGCAGCCGCCGGCGAGGGACCGGCGGTACCTGTACCGGGTGGAGAACACGGTGACGCCGCAGGCCGACAACCCGGTGGTGTGCGTGCGGCCCGTCACCAACCGCATCCGCGGCTACGCGCGCAGCTTCATCGCCGAGGCCTTCGCCAAGGGCCTCGGCGACCGCCTGCAGGTCTTCTCCACCGACTTCATCGACGGCGACTTCGTCGACGCCTGCGCCGGCGTCACCAAGGCCCGCGTCGACGGCGCCGCGTGA